The following coding sequences lie in one Myxococcales bacterium genomic window:
- a CDS encoding HTTM domain-containing protein, translating into MTTTKRLVERLFLPVDIASLAVFRILFGSVMCVGAIRFALSGWVDTLFIRPRHFLTYYGMGWVHPWPGWGMYLHYGAMALAAGCLAAGFYYRVSVLAFFVLFTYAQLIDISNYLNHYYLAVLLAGLLVVLPAGQAWAFDTWRRPERRQSFVPAWVVYLLRVQVGVVYVYASLAKFTADWLLEALPLRLWLRARTHFPVIGPWLSEQWVAYVMSWSGFVYDGCIVLLLLVARTRPFAYAAVVIFHGLTYAFFDIGMFPFIMVTSTLIFFSPSWPRRLWCWVRRWKFVPESPSTNPLRPSSQRGRAWVVAALGLYALTQVLFPLRHYAYPGDVLWNEQGMRFSWKVLVREKNGSVTYHVRERRSGRRYDISPHDYLTWAQVSEMSSQPDLILKLAHLIADDLKHQGRGPVEIRAEAWASLNGRPAMLMLDETRDLVPVRDDLWPADWIRRGPTDAAYNGEWVRR; encoded by the coding sequence GTGACAACGACTAAGCGTCTCGTAGAGCGATTATTCCTTCCGGTAGACATCGCTTCACTCGCGGTTTTTCGGATATTGTTCGGGAGCGTGATGTGTGTGGGGGCGATCCGGTTCGCGCTCTCAGGATGGGTCGACACATTATTCATTCGTCCGCGCCATTTTCTCACCTACTACGGAATGGGCTGGGTGCACCCCTGGCCCGGATGGGGAATGTATCTTCATTATGGCGCCATGGCGCTGGCGGCCGGGTGCCTCGCCGCCGGCTTTTATTACCGCGTCAGTGTTCTAGCGTTCTTTGTGCTCTTCACCTATGCGCAACTCATCGACATCAGCAACTATCTTAACCATTATTATTTGGCAGTGTTGCTGGCGGGTCTCCTGGTTGTACTTCCGGCGGGCCAGGCATGGGCCTTCGATACATGGAGGCGTCCTGAGCGGCGCCAAAGTTTCGTGCCCGCGTGGGTCGTATATCTACTGCGAGTCCAGGTCGGTGTGGTGTATGTGTATGCATCGCTCGCGAAATTTACGGCAGACTGGTTGCTTGAGGCACTCCCGCTCCGATTGTGGCTTCGCGCGCGGACGCATTTTCCGGTGATTGGGCCATGGTTATCGGAGCAATGGGTCGCCTACGTCATGAGTTGGTCAGGATTCGTTTATGACGGCTGTATCGTGTTGCTCTTGCTCGTCGCGCGCACCCGTCCCTTTGCGTATGCGGCTGTAGTGATTTTTCACGGTCTCACTTATGCGTTTTTTGATATTGGAATGTTTCCCTTCATTATGGTGACCAGTACGCTGATCTTTTTTTCACCCAGTTGGCCGAGACGGCTTTGGTGCTGGGTACGAAGATGGAAGTTCGTGCCCGAGTCTCCATCCACGAATCCGCTGCGACCTTCTAGCCAACGGGGCAGAGCATGGGTCGTCGCTGCGCTCGGCTTGTACGCACTGACACAGGTACTTTTCCCCTTGCGTCACTACGCATATCCAGGAGACGTGCTCTGGAATGAGCAGGGCATGCGCTTCTCATGGAAGGTGTTGGTGCGAGAGAAGAACGGGAGCGTCACGTATCACGTACGCGAACGCCGAAGTGGGCGTCGTTACGATATCAGTCCGCACGATTATCTCACGTGGGCGCAAGTGTCTGAGATGTCTTCTCAGCCGGATTTGATCCTAAAATTGGCACATTTAATTGCAGATGATCTCAAGCACCAGGGGAGGGGGCCTGTAGAGATCCGAGCCGAAGCATGGGCGTCTTTAAATGGTCGTCCTGCGATGCTCATGTTGGATGAAACCCGTGATCTCGTTCCCGTACGAGACGATCTTTGGCCCGCCGATTGGATACGCCGAGGACCCACAGATGCGGCGTACAACGGAGAGTGGGTGCGTCGGTGA
- a CDS encoding TonB-dependent receptor: protein MAPNAAWAQTTPSAPAPKKPKSGQTPDWEALLNIDPILVQSSPLDTSRVGGSAQVVTKQQLEQFNYDDVHRVLNQVPGVYVRQEDAFGLRPNIGMRGASSDRSGKVTLMEDGILLGPAPYSAPAAYYFPIVTRMESLEVFKGPASIQYGPQTVGGALNWITRPIPEAQRATLDVAAGQYRTGKLHGSWGTRSRYTGAMVEGVHLQSDGFKNLDGGGNTGFDKNEFLVKLQLNTDLSKKISQAVELRLGYSDEKSHETYLGLSDSDFASTPYRRYVGSEKDLMQWHRTQVQVRHLLHWGDALDVRTTFYRHDFSRAWRKLNRFRGGPNLHDLLTYSSGQSGVFLDVLRGTQDSEGEDQDLLVGTNQRDYLSQGVQMVGIWRSDVDWFSQELELGMRIHNDEINRHHTEDAYQVRQGSLVSAQQAENTTRRNDVSTFAWAFHVLDRMQFGEHLFINPGLRLELIDWNYQDTTDPAQPVEQNNVYAVLIPGIGAVYQPFAWLNLLAGVHRGFSPTAPGPDKNAEPESSINYEAGLRLTHGQTRLETIGFFNDYSNLTAVCAINRGCTDAQLGLQTSAGSVYVYGIETSAEQKVPLMLGMQASARVNYTLTVSKFQNAFESTDPLFGDVSVGDALPYVPVHQAAAIVGIAHKLFSVNISAAYVGDMRDVAGQGAIPAGERIADYLVVDVAGSVQVSETDQLYAHIDNLFDNAYMVSRRPFGARPGLPFQLMLGYKGTFD from the coding sequence ATGGCCCCCAATGCGGCGTGGGCCCAAACCACCCCTTCCGCGCCGGCCCCGAAAAAGCCTAAGTCGGGTCAGACCCCGGACTGGGAAGCATTGTTGAACATCGACCCGATCTTGGTTCAGAGCAGTCCCCTCGACACGTCTCGCGTAGGCGGGTCGGCGCAAGTGGTGACAAAGCAACAACTCGAGCAGTTTAACTATGACGACGTGCACCGGGTACTCAACCAAGTACCTGGCGTCTATGTGCGTCAGGAGGACGCCTTCGGGCTCAGACCCAATATTGGCATGCGCGGGGCGAGCTCCGATCGTAGCGGAAAAGTCACGCTGATGGAGGATGGGATATTGTTGGGGCCAGCTCCGTACTCGGCGCCGGCAGCCTATTACTTCCCGATCGTCACCCGCATGGAATCGTTGGAAGTGTTTAAAGGACCAGCGTCGATCCAATATGGGCCTCAGACCGTAGGTGGCGCTCTCAACTGGATCACCCGCCCCATTCCGGAAGCACAGCGTGCCACGCTCGATGTGGCTGCCGGCCAATACCGAACGGGCAAGCTTCATGGCTCGTGGGGGACGCGTAGTAGATACACCGGGGCAATGGTGGAAGGTGTGCATCTGCAGAGCGACGGGTTCAAGAACCTCGACGGGGGCGGAAATACCGGCTTCGATAAGAACGAGTTTCTTGTAAAGTTGCAGCTCAATACGGACCTGTCGAAGAAAATCAGCCAGGCTGTCGAGCTGCGTCTGGGCTATTCGGACGAGAAGTCGCATGAAACCTATTTGGGCCTTTCAGACTCCGACTTCGCCAGCACGCCGTACCGGCGCTACGTAGGCAGTGAAAAAGATTTGATGCAATGGCATCGTACGCAGGTGCAAGTGAGGCATCTGCTCCACTGGGGGGATGCGCTGGATGTGCGGACGACGTTCTATCGGCACGATTTTTCTCGGGCCTGGCGAAAACTGAACCGTTTTCGAGGGGGACCCAACCTGCATGACCTCCTCACTTATTCTTCGGGCCAGTCAGGGGTGTTCCTGGATGTGCTCAGGGGCACGCAGGACTCCGAAGGGGAAGACCAAGATTTGCTAGTCGGCACGAATCAGCGCGACTATCTGTCGCAAGGCGTGCAAATGGTCGGTATATGGCGAAGCGATGTTGATTGGTTCTCGCAGGAGCTAGAGTTGGGCATGAGGATCCACAACGACGAGATCAACCGACATCACACCGAAGATGCGTACCAAGTGCGGCAGGGTAGCCTGGTATCGGCCCAGCAAGCCGAGAACACCACCCGGAGGAATGACGTTTCTACATTTGCCTGGGCATTTCACGTTTTAGATAGGATGCAGTTCGGAGAACATCTGTTTATCAATCCGGGGTTGCGCCTAGAGCTCATCGACTGGAACTATCAAGACACCACAGATCCCGCTCAACCTGTCGAACAAAATAATGTCTATGCGGTGCTCATTCCCGGGATTGGCGCTGTTTATCAACCATTTGCATGGCTGAACCTTCTGGCAGGAGTCCACCGCGGATTTAGCCCGACGGCGCCGGGACCGGATAAGAATGCCGAGCCTGAGAGCAGCATTAATTACGAAGCGGGGCTTCGGTTGACCCATGGTCAGACCCGCTTGGAGACCATCGGTTTCTTCAATGATTACAGCAATTTGACGGCGGTCTGCGCGATCAATCGCGGCTGCACCGATGCACAACTTGGCTTACAAACAAGTGCGGGAAGCGTGTACGTATATGGCATAGAAACCAGCGCCGAACAAAAGGTACCGCTGATGTTGGGGATGCAAGCGAGTGCGCGGGTTAACTATACTTTGACGGTCTCAAAATTTCAGAATGCGTTCGAAAGCACAGACCCGTTATTCGGCGACGTGAGCGTTGGAGATGCGCTTCCTTACGTGCCGGTCCATCAGGCTGCGGCGATTGTGGGTATCGCGCATAAGCTTTTTAGCGTTAATATTTCGGCTGCCTATGTGGGCGACATGCGCGATGTTGCGGGTCAAGGCGCCATTCCTGCCGGGGAGCGTATCGCGGATTACCTGGTGGTCGATGTGGCTGGGTCAGTGCAGGTTAGTGAAACCGATCAACTGTATGCCCACATTGATAATCTTTTTGACAACGCATACATGGTTTCGCGTCGCCCCTTCGGGGCTCGTCCAGGATTACCGTTTCAGCTTATGCTCGGCTACAAGGGCACCTTTGACTAG
- a CDS encoding phage holin family protein translates to MMRLLIGWFILAFAIWLTAKFMPGIKVSSTGGALWTALIFATLNFFLGWLLFVVIGVGTLGLGFLFWFVTHWVVNAILLRFTDALTSKFQVTSWSAAFMAALVISLITFLGQYVWRHMST, encoded by the coding sequence ATGATGCGATTATTGATTGGCTGGTTCATTCTAGCTTTTGCCATTTGGCTGACCGCCAAGTTCATGCCCGGTATCAAAGTGTCTAGCACCGGCGGAGCATTGTGGACGGCGTTGATTTTCGCCACACTAAACTTCTTCCTCGGATGGCTTTTATTTGTCGTGATTGGGGTCGGCACGCTGGGCCTCGGATTTCTGTTTTGGTTTGTGACACACTGGGTGGTCAACGCGATCCTGTTGCGCTTTACGGATGCGCTCACGTCAAAGTTCCAGGTGACTTCATGGTCGGCCGCGTTCATGGCGGCCCTTGTCATCTCACTGATCACTTTCTTGGGTCAGTACGTTTGGCGGCACATGAGCACCTGA